One stretch of Gemmatimonadaceae bacterium DNA includes these proteins:
- the peaA gene encoding quinohemoprotein amine dehydrogenase subunit alpha: MTVRHDLRFALLAVSLVASSALAQGGRSGGGASRDTTRGFVINEPSIVNNCTECHARDSSGIIQRLSYLRKTPEGWEMTVRRMASLNKVNLKPDDARAIVRYLSNTQGLAPAEVLPGRFDAERRMISYQYTGDATTNRVCRSCHSMGRAVLQRRTRGEWELLVATHRGLYPNSDFQAFRRGGPPPPDSAGAPQPMDVAIGHLSRVFPLKTPEWTAWTATMRAPNIEGSWFVSGTEAGKGAFFGRTVVAKAPGKDDEFTTRTTLRYARDGKVVTRTGKSIVYTGFQWRGRSTESAADTGMREVMFIEPGWQAMSGRWYKGGYDEIGMDVSFSRVTGGVMVGGVSNRGLKSNTKGQDLTIFGDNFPAQVQPGTLDFGPGVRVASVVRSTPDSIALKVDVDSGAAIGPRDVFVAGASSRAAVAVYDKVSRIKVTPLAGLARTGGVGFPKQYQQFDAMAVSNGADNKPDTNDDFEIGLVDATWSVEEYGVTYSDDDVKFVCKIHAKGFFTPALDGPNPLRSGNRNNIGDVWVVATWQPPEKGARPLRARAQLIVTVPLYVRFVPARTAP, translated from the coding sequence ATGACTGTTCGTCACGATCTGCGCTTTGCCCTCCTTGCCGTGAGTCTTGTGGCCTCCAGCGCCTTGGCGCAGGGTGGTCGTTCCGGTGGCGGGGCATCGCGCGACACGACTCGCGGGTTCGTGATCAACGAGCCGAGCATCGTCAACAATTGCACGGAATGTCACGCGCGCGATTCGAGCGGCATCATCCAGCGCCTGTCATACCTGCGCAAGACGCCGGAAGGCTGGGAGATGACCGTACGCCGCATGGCGTCGCTCAACAAAGTCAATCTCAAGCCTGATGATGCGCGCGCCATTGTGCGGTATCTCAGCAACACACAGGGCCTCGCCCCGGCCGAAGTGCTTCCGGGGCGCTTCGACGCCGAACGTCGCATGATCAGCTATCAGTATACGGGTGACGCGACCACCAATCGCGTATGCCGGTCGTGTCATTCCATGGGACGGGCGGTGCTGCAACGTCGCACCCGTGGGGAGTGGGAGCTGTTGGTGGCGACGCATCGCGGACTTTACCCCAATTCCGATTTTCAGGCATTCCGTCGTGGCGGACCACCGCCGCCGGATAGTGCGGGAGCTCCGCAACCCATGGATGTCGCGATCGGGCATCTGTCGCGTGTCTTTCCTTTGAAGACACCGGAATGGACCGCGTGGACAGCGACGATGCGCGCACCGAACATTGAAGGGTCGTGGTTTGTGAGCGGCACGGAGGCAGGGAAGGGCGCGTTCTTTGGACGCACCGTGGTGGCGAAGGCACCAGGCAAGGACGACGAGTTCACCACGCGCACGACGCTGCGCTACGCCAGGGACGGCAAGGTGGTCACGCGGACTGGCAAGAGCATCGTCTACACGGGATTCCAGTGGCGTGGCCGTTCCACCGAGAGCGCGGCCGATACCGGCATGCGCGAAGTGATGTTCATTGAGCCCGGGTGGCAGGCCATGTCCGGCCGCTGGTACAAGGGCGGCTACGACGAGATCGGCATGGACGTGTCGTTCTCGCGCGTCACCGGCGGCGTGATGGTGGGCGGCGTGTCGAACCGAGGACTCAAGTCGAATACGAAAGGTCAGGATCTCACGATCTTCGGTGACAATTTCCCGGCACAGGTGCAGCCGGGAACTCTTGATTTTGGTCCCGGAGTGCGCGTGGCGAGTGTGGTGCGGTCCACGCCCGACTCCATCGCACTCAAGGTGGATGTGGATTCCGGAGCAGCAATTGGCCCGCGCGATGTGTTCGTGGCTGGCGCCTCAAGTCGCGCTGCTGTCGCCGTGTATGACAAGGTGAGTCGTATCAAGGTGACGCCGCTGGCGGGATTGGCACGCACCGGCGGTGTGGGCTTCCCCAAGCAGTACCAGCAGTTCGATGCCATGGCCGTCAGCAACGGTGCCGACAACAAGCCGGATACCAACGACGACTTCGAGATTGGCCTGGTGGATGCCACGTGGAGTGTCGAAGAGTACGGTGTGACCTACTCCGACGACGACGTGAAGTTCGTGTGCAAGATTCACGCGAAAGGCTTCTTCACGCCGGCGCTGGACGGGCCGAATCCGCTGCGCAGCGGCAACCGCAACAACATCGGCGACGTATGGGTGGTGGCCACGTGGCAACCACCCGAGAAAGGCGCGCGTCCCCTGCGCGCGCGCGCGCAGCTGATTGTCACGGTGCCGCTGTACGTGCGTTTCGTGCCAGCCCGCACCGCGCCGTGA
- the peaB gene encoding quinohemoprotein amine dehydrogenase maturation protein, whose translation MFRRGEYHRFAGDGAPYVYLVPSAAVFRLDDISVAVLDALGERDYEPADLALSLAPRFPLPEVKEAVEELVRVRAIKAFEKRVPQPGADVTAASTPAVVPPPRKRVPLTTLVVNVTSKCNLSCTYCYEYGEDKITEASTKPRFMDETTARQSVDFMFAESGDQKMVHLTFFGGETLLNFKVLKSALAYARERGAELGKAVDVSLTTNGTLLRTEIIDWLVENDVGVTVSMDGAKEQQDKYRLFSNGMGSYDTVAPNVKEFLARKPRRPVGARVTLTKQNLDVVSIYRHLADEMGFFEVGFAPVTTSWQRDYAIQDEGFFEMLGQFKFLAAEYLEYALAGKRHRFSNVRDTLEEIHKGLSKSHPCGAGMGLMGVATDGDVALCHRFAGSDSHKLGTVTGGVDHAVQDDYLARHHIENKTDCSTCWARPLCAGGCYHEAHTRYGDTSQANLHYCEWIRSWTNTCLEVYATIAERRP comes from the coding sequence ATGTTCCGTCGTGGTGAGTATCACCGTTTCGCCGGCGACGGCGCGCCGTATGTGTATCTCGTGCCATCGGCCGCCGTCTTTCGGCTGGACGACATTTCCGTGGCCGTGCTCGATGCACTGGGCGAACGGGACTACGAACCGGCCGATCTCGCGTTGTCGCTCGCGCCGCGCTTCCCCTTGCCCGAGGTGAAGGAAGCGGTGGAAGAATTGGTGCGCGTGCGTGCCATCAAGGCGTTTGAAAAGCGTGTGCCGCAGCCGGGTGCGGATGTCACCGCCGCATCGACGCCAGCCGTTGTCCCACCGCCGCGCAAGCGGGTGCCGCTCACCACGCTGGTGGTGAACGTCACCAGCAAGTGCAATCTCTCCTGCACCTATTGCTACGAATACGGCGAAGACAAGATCACCGAAGCGTCCACGAAGCCGCGCTTTATGGACGAGACCACGGCGCGGCAGAGCGTGGACTTCATGTTCGCCGAGTCGGGCGACCAGAAGATGGTGCATCTCACGTTCTTTGGTGGCGAGACGCTGCTCAACTTCAAGGTGCTCAAGAGCGCGCTGGCCTATGCGCGGGAACGGGGGGCCGAGTTGGGCAAGGCGGTGGACGTGAGTCTTACCACCAACGGCACGCTGCTGCGCACGGAAATCATCGACTGGCTGGTGGAGAACGATGTCGGGGTTACGGTGTCGATGGATGGTGCCAAGGAGCAGCAGGACAAGTACCGGCTGTTCAGCAACGGCATGGGTTCGTACGACACCGTGGCCCCCAATGTGAAGGAGTTCCTGGCGCGCAAGCCGCGCCGCCCGGTGGGTGCAAGGGTGACGCTCACCAAGCAGAACCTGGATGTGGTCAGCATCTATCGGCATCTGGCCGACGAGATGGGATTCTTCGAGGTGGGTTTCGCTCCGGTGACCACCTCGTGGCAGCGCGACTATGCCATTCAGGATGAAGGCTTCTTTGAGATGCTGGGCCAGTTCAAGTTCCTGGCGGCCGAATATCTCGAGTACGCGCTGGCAGGGAAGCGTCATCGGTTTTCCAATGTGCGTGACACGTTGGAAGAGATTCACAAGGGACTCAGCAAGTCGCACCCGTGCGGTGCGGGCATGGGGTTGATGGGTGTGGCGACCGATGGCGACGTGGCGCTCTGTCACCGCTTCGCCGGATCGGACTCGCACAAGCTGGGCACGGTGACGGGTGGCGTCGATCACGCGGTGCAGGACGACTATCTGGCGCGTCACCACATCGAGAACAAAACCGACTGCAGCACCTGCTGGGCGCGCCCGCTATGCGCCGGCGGGTGCTATCACGAAGCGCACACACGGTATGGCGACACAAGCCAGGCCAACCTGCATTACTGCGAATGGATTCGCAGTTGGACGAACACCTGTCTGGAAGTGTATGCGACGATCGCCGAGCGTCGCCCCTGA
- the qhpC gene encoding quinohemoprotein amine dehydrogenase subunit gamma, which produces MARLKAVNQKARRVDEQTLGPQDVVGLQSTGPNIPLGCSFVFSPGWEVDSSGGTAGLCQPVERDLYDCHITCFWPAHVPDLYNHAPDWVSKCASAQKDWRKIDLIFP; this is translated from the coding sequence ATGGCACGACTGAAAGCCGTAAATCAGAAAGCACGGCGCGTGGACGAGCAGACGCTTGGTCCGCAGGATGTGGTGGGATTGCAGAGCACCGGGCCCAACATTCCCCTGGGATGTTCGTTTGTGTTCTCGCCCGGCTGGGAAGTGGACTCCAGCGGCGGCACGGCGGGCTTGTGCCAGCCGGTGGAGCGCGATCTGTACGATTGCCACATCACCTGCTTCTGGCCGGCGCATGTGCCCGATCTGTACAATCACGCCCCCGATTGGGTGTCCAAGTGCGCATCGGCGCAGAAGGACTGGCGGAAAATCGACCTCATCTTCCCATGA
- a CDS encoding ABC transporter ATP-binding protein: MTGLWSRTVGRLMAPDVRRALGYVAPYRRPLVLVLVLSLVSTALALFLPYLFRAFIDRALVGKDSAALARIVVQFFAITLASFALNVISGLRYTKVSADILFDMRLALFRHLQALPPRFYAHMPLGQIVSRLNNDIGEIQRVATDVALSWVSNVLFLIGTVVILTMLDPLLFATSLALLPVALWALVRYRSQLEASITVLREESAGIGTFLIDTLLAMKLVVGMNAQEREVVRFRARNDSFVRALMAMRRLTYFAGGFPGLLLSLGTAAVFLVGGWRVIGGAITMGTLVAFMAYQVRLMGPIQGLMGLYASVATARVSLRRVHEILDAPIEVLDAPDATPMASARGALQFRNVTFSFDRKTPVLDNVSLTVQPGEHVAIVGPSGVGKSTVADLLARHMDPEQGMVCLDGLDLTSLKLADVRRHVLVVDQDPFVFNTTIEANIRFARPDAAPADVLEAVRASGLADLVASVPDGLNTIVGERGRALSAGERQRLAIARAFLADPAVLVLDEATGALDPATEAQVVSGYEAVMRGRTTIVITHRLTLAQRADRVIRLADGKIADDGTPAELMTRDSAFAELFAVSG, from the coding sequence GTGACGGGTCTGTGGTCGCGCACCGTTGGGCGCCTGATGGCGCCCGACGTGCGACGCGCCCTGGGGTATGTGGCACCGTATCGACGCCCCCTCGTACTGGTGCTGGTCCTGTCGCTGGTGAGCACTGCCCTGGCGCTGTTTTTGCCCTACCTGTTTCGGGCGTTCATCGACCGCGCCCTGGTGGGCAAGGACAGCGCGGCATTGGCCAGAATCGTGGTGCAGTTCTTCGCCATCACCCTGGCCAGCTTTGCGCTCAACGTGATCAGCGGGCTGCGCTACACGAAGGTCTCGGCCGACATCCTGTTCGACATGCGACTGGCCCTGTTTCGCCACCTGCAGGCGCTGCCGCCGCGCTTCTACGCGCACATGCCATTGGGCCAGATCGTGTCCCGGCTCAACAACGACATCGGCGAGATCCAGCGCGTGGCCACCGATGTGGCCCTGTCGTGGGTGAGCAACGTGCTGTTCCTGATTGGCACGGTGGTGATTCTCACCATGCTCGATCCGCTGCTGTTCGCCACCAGTCTGGCACTGCTGCCGGTGGCGCTGTGGGCGCTGGTGCGATATCGCAGCCAGCTTGAGGCGTCCATCACGGTGTTGCGTGAAGAGAGCGCCGGTATCGGCACGTTTCTCATCGATACGCTGCTGGCCATGAAACTCGTGGTGGGGATGAACGCGCAGGAGCGCGAGGTGGTACGCTTTCGCGCGCGCAACGACAGCTTCGTGCGCGCGCTCATGGCGATGCGTCGACTCACCTACTTCGCCGGCGGATTCCCGGGGTTGCTGTTGTCACTGGGCACGGCTGCCGTGTTCCTGGTGGGCGGGTGGCGCGTGATTGGGGGCGCTATCACCATGGGTACCCTGGTGGCGTTCATGGCCTATCAGGTGCGATTGATGGGGCCCATTCAGGGACTGATGGGGCTGTATGCCAGCGTCGCAACGGCACGGGTCTCGCTGCGGCGCGTCCACGAAATTCTCGACGCACCCATCGAAGTGCTGGACGCCCCCGATGCCACACCGATGGCCTCCGCGCGCGGCGCCCTGCAGTTCCGGAACGTGACTTTCTCGTTTGATCGCAAAACACCCGTGCTCGACAACGTGAGCCTCACGGTACAGCCGGGTGAGCATGTGGCCATCGTGGGCCCCAGCGGCGTGGGGAAGAGCACCGTTGCCGACCTGCTGGCGCGACATATGGATCCTGAGCAGGGCATGGTCTGCCTTGATGGGCTTGATCTGACGTCGCTCAAGCTCGCCGATGTGCGACGCCATGTGTTGGTAGTCGATCAAGACCCTTTTGTGTTCAACACCACCATTGAAGCGAATATTCGGTTTGCGCGACCTGATGCCGCACCGGCTGATGTACTGGAGGCCGTGCGGGCCAGTGGCTTGGCCGATCTGGTGGCGAGCGTGCCAGACGGTTTGAACACCATTGTGGGTGAACGCGGTCGCGCGTTGTCGGCAGGCGAGCGCCAGCGACTGGCCATTGCCCGCGCGTTCCTGGCCGATCCCGCGGTACTGGTGTTGGACGAGGCCACCGGCGCACTCGATCCGGCCACTGAAGCGCAGGTGGTGTCGGGTTACGAAGCGGTCATGCGCGGACGCACGACCATCGTAATCACACATCGATTGACACTGGCCCAGCGTGCCGATCGCGTCATTCGGCTGGCCGACGGCAAGATTGCTGATGATGGCACACCGGCGGAGTTGATGACGCGAGACAGCGCCTTCGCCGAGCTGTTTGCCGTTAGCGGATGA
- a CDS encoding S8 family serine peptidase: MSATRLSLEHPLFAGRTGRGVRIAVVDSGVAPGHPHVGELAAGVSLVLSVGDTLDRIGHGTAVAAAIREKAPDAELVPVKVFDRALVTDARTLAEAIHWAADHACQIVNLSLGTSNAEHTALLEAAIAYATARGTRVVAAFESDAVRWLPGSLTGAIGVVGHADIEREELVAALHAPFDQSPVGASIYPRPIPGVPRERNLSGISFAVANATGFLARMLELRNDV; this comes from the coding sequence GTGAGCGCCACGCGACTCTCACTGGAACACCCGCTGTTCGCCGGACGAACGGGGCGCGGTGTGCGCATTGCGGTGGTGGACAGCGGTGTTGCACCGGGGCATCCACATGTGGGCGAGCTGGCTGCCGGCGTGTCATTGGTGCTGTCGGTAGGCGATACGCTTGATCGAATCGGTCATGGCACGGCAGTGGCCGCCGCCATCCGGGAAAAAGCTCCCGACGCCGAACTGGTGCCGGTGAAGGTGTTTGACCGTGCGCTTGTTACTGACGCGCGCACGCTGGCCGAGGCCATCCACTGGGCGGCCGATCACGCGTGTCAGATTGTGAATTTGTCGCTCGGCACATCGAACGCCGAACACACGGCGTTGCTGGAGGCCGCGATTGCCTATGCGACGGCGCGCGGCACGCGCGTGGTCGCGGCATTTGAATCGGACGCGGTGCGATGGCTACCGGGATCGCTGACCGGTGCGATTGGCGTGGTGGGGCATGCGGACATCGAACGTGAGGAACTGGTAGCCGCGCTTCACGCGCCGTTCGATCAGTCGCCTGTTGGCGCGTCGATCTATCCGCGTCCTATTCCCGGGGTGCCGCGCGAGCGAAATCTGAGCGGGATATCGTTTGCCGTGGCGAATGCGACGGGGTTTCTGGCGCGAATGCTGGAGTTGCGGAACGACGTGTGA
- a CDS encoding DUF1624 domain-containing protein, whose translation MCGYIQGLPAGGDTAGIFFTRWITHFVAPAFCFLAGTGAFLHGRKLGDQGLLSRFLITRGLLLVLLELTVIRVLWTFNVDFAHYNLAGVIWMLGWCMVLLAGLVRFSTKTITLVGLVVIFAQQLVAVPTFAMSESVKQSVGWIWQFLYFGGPVDSTPPIAVLYSIVPWIGVMAVGYAFGSVMLLDAAARRRTCLRIGLGATAVFVVIAGLMVLIRPAPADATPALFRFLGQQKYPASQLFLLMTLGPIIALLPVAERANGWMSDALAVFGRVPLFYYLLHIPLIHTLALAVSLVRTGSVTPWLFGNHPMQPPPQPDGYMWSLGLLYMVFVVAVVMLYVPCQWYMHVKARHKDTWLRFL comes from the coding sequence ATGTGCGGGTATATTCAGGGGTTGCCTGCAGGTGGTGACACCGCCGGCATTTTCTTCACACGCTGGATCACCCACTTCGTAGCGCCGGCATTCTGTTTTCTGGCCGGAACTGGTGCGTTCCTGCACGGTCGAAAACTCGGTGACCAGGGACTGCTGTCGCGCTTTCTCATCACGCGCGGACTCCTGTTGGTATTGCTGGAGCTCACGGTGATTCGCGTGCTCTGGACGTTCAACGTCGACTTCGCGCACTACAATCTGGCCGGCGTCATCTGGATGTTGGGCTGGTGCATGGTCCTGCTGGCCGGTCTGGTGCGCTTCTCCACGAAAACCATCACGCTCGTCGGGCTGGTGGTGATCTTTGCCCAACAGCTGGTGGCCGTACCCACGTTCGCCATGTCGGAGTCGGTGAAGCAGTCCGTGGGATGGATCTGGCAGTTTCTCTATTTTGGTGGGCCCGTCGACAGCACACCCCCAATCGCGGTGCTCTATTCCATTGTGCCGTGGATTGGCGTGATGGCCGTTGGGTACGCATTCGGCTCCGTGATGTTGCTGGATGCCGCAGCACGACGGCGCACCTGCCTGCGCATTGGCCTCGGCGCGACCGCCGTGTTCGTAGTGATCGCGGGGCTGATGGTGTTGATACGCCCGGCCCCCGCTGATGCCACTCCTGCCCTGTTCCGCTTTCTCGGCCAGCAGAAGTATCCCGCGTCGCAGTTGTTCCTGTTGATGACCCTGGGGCCGATCATCGCGCTGTTGCCGGTAGCCGAGCGCGCAAACGGGTGGATGTCTGACGCACTGGCCGTGTTTGGCCGCGTGCCGCTGTTCTACTACTTGTTGCACATTCCGCTCATTCACACGCTGGCGTTGGCAGTATCGCTCGTTCGCACTGGCAGCGTCACGCCGTGGTTGTTCGGCAATCATCCCATGCAACCACCGCCGCAGCCGGACGGCTACATGTGGAGCCTCGGGTTGTTGTATATGGTGTTCGTGGTCGCCGTGGTGATGCTGTACGTGCCTTGTCAGTGGTACATGCACGTAAAGGCGAGACACAAGGACACTTGGTTGCGGTTCCTTTAA
- a CDS encoding rRNA pseudouridine synthase has translation MNPSRKRATPHDTGTVSIARGLSKLGICSRAEGERLVAAGRVRVDGRVVRDVAYRLRPETAVIDIDAVRVGRVDRVYLMLNKPRGLVTTRDDPQGRATIYDCLSDSALPFVAPVGRLDKASEGLLLLTNDTRWSAHLLDPASHVDKVYHVQVRGVQDDTTVQRVAAGVVDPTTGERLEVKRVSLLRVGSRSSAWLEIVLDEGKNRHIRRLLEALDIEVARLMRIAIGPLALGTLAKGDWRHLTPTEVQMFTTQP, from the coding sequence ATGAATCCTTCACGCAAGCGGGCGACGCCGCACGACACGGGAACCGTGAGCATCGCGCGCGGCCTGTCCAAACTGGGCATCTGTTCGCGGGCCGAAGGCGAACGGCTGGTGGCAGCGGGACGCGTGCGCGTCGATGGGCGAGTGGTGCGTGATGTGGCCTATCGCCTGCGCCCGGAAACGGCGGTGATCGACATCGATGCGGTGCGCGTGGGTCGGGTGGACCGCGTGTATCTCATGCTCAACAAGCCGCGTGGCCTGGTGACCACGCGCGATGACCCGCAGGGTCGCGCGACGATTTACGACTGTCTGTCGGACAGTGCGCTGCCCTTCGTGGCGCCAGTCGGTCGACTGGACAAGGCCAGCGAAGGCCTGCTCTTGCTGACCAACGACACGCGCTGGTCGGCGCACCTGCTGGACCCGGCTTCGCACGTGGACAAGGTCTATCATGTGCAGGTGCGTGGCGTGCAGGACGACACAACGGTGCAGCGCGTGGCCGCCGGTGTCGTAGACCCCACCACCGGCGAGCGTCTCGAGGTCAAGCGCGTCTCGCTGTTGCGGGTTGGGTCACGTAGCAGCGCGTGGCTGGAGATTGTGCTGGACGAGGGGAAGAACCGGCACATCCGGCGACTGCTGGAGGCGTTGGACATTGAGGTGGCGCGACTGATGCGCATTGCGATTGGTCCGTTGGCGCTTGGCACACTGGCCAAAGGCGACTGGCGTCACCTGACACCCACCGAAGTGCAGATGTTCACCACTCAGCCCTGA
- a CDS encoding isoprenylcysteine carboxylmethyltransferase family protein, which yields MRRGGLPVRAVGAFLALPGTVAFLVPLALVGPLDASRPLALEGAVVVVIGCVVLAWCVRDFYVTGRGTLAPWSPPEQLVVVGLYRYSRNPMYVGVLLIVSGWALGFRSTALSVYALTLAALFQLRVVYGEEPWLARTHGEAWNHYARSVPRWIL from the coding sequence ATGAGACGTGGCGGACTGCCAGTACGCGCCGTGGGTGCCTTCCTGGCCCTGCCGGGGACCGTCGCGTTTCTGGTTCCGCTGGCGCTCGTGGGTCCGCTCGACGCCAGTCGGCCGCTCGCGCTCGAGGGCGCGGTGGTGGTGGTCATTGGCTGCGTGGTGCTGGCGTGGTGCGTGCGGGACTTCTATGTCACGGGACGAGGCACCCTCGCCCCGTGGTCACCGCCGGAACAGCTGGTGGTCGTGGGGCTGTATCGCTACTCACGCAACCCCATGTACGTTGGCGTGCTGCTCATCGTGTCCGGCTGGGCGCTCGGGTTTCGGTCCACCGCGCTGTCGGTGTATGCACTGACGTTGGCGGCGCTGTTTCAACTGCGCGTGGTCTACGGCGAAGAACCATGGCTGGCCCGCACCCACGGCGAGGCGTGGAACCACTATGCCCGTTCGGTTCCACGGTGGATCTTGTGA
- the sseA gene encoding 3-mercaptopyruvate sulfurtransferase: MSIESFPTPLVSTAWLAAHLDHSWVKVIDASTYLPNAGRDARAEYLAAHIPGAVFCDIGWISDETAPFPHTLPTAPVFAERMGSLGISSNDAIIVYDGSGQNFSAPRLWWMLRVFGHHRVAVLDGGLRKWGQEGHAVDAHVQAVTPATFTAHLDVNRVRDIDAMRANLDTRREQVVDARSPGRFEGAEAEPRAGVRGGHIPHSVNLHYARLVRDDGTMRSVDELRRLVADVGLDVLRPITASCGTGVTACAVALALEVLGKSDTAVYDGSWTEWGSMTDTPVATGPA; encoded by the coding sequence ATGTCCATCGAATCATTCCCGACGCCGCTGGTATCCACGGCGTGGCTTGCCGCGCACCTCGATCACTCATGGGTCAAGGTGATTGACGCGAGCACGTACCTGCCCAACGCGGGTCGTGACGCGCGCGCGGAGTATCTGGCGGCGCATATCCCTGGCGCGGTCTTCTGCGATATCGGATGGATCAGCGACGAAACGGCGCCATTTCCGCACACGCTGCCCACGGCGCCCGTGTTTGCGGAGCGTATGGGGTCGCTGGGCATCAGCAGCAACGATGCCATCATCGTGTATGATGGCTCCGGACAGAATTTCAGCGCGCCGCGACTGTGGTGGATGTTGCGCGTGTTCGGTCACCATCGGGTGGCCGTATTGGATGGCGGATTGCGCAAGTGGGGGCAGGAAGGGCATGCGGTCGACGCGCACGTCCAGGCCGTGACGCCAGCGACGTTCACGGCACACCTCGACGTGAACCGCGTGCGCGATATTGATGCCATGCGCGCCAACCTTGACACTAGGCGTGAACAGGTTGTTGATGCGCGCTCTCCGGGACGATTCGAAGGTGCCGAGGCCGAACCGCGCGCCGGGGTGCGCGGCGGGCACATCCCGCACAGTGTGAACCTCCACTACGCGCGACTGGTCCGTGATGACGGGACCATGCGCTCAGTCGATGAACTCCGACGCCTGGTGGCGGACGTGGGACTCGATGTCTTGCGACCCATTACGGCCAGTTGCGGCACCGGCGTGACGGCGTGCGCCGTGGCGCTGGCGCTGGAGGTGCTTGGCAAATCCGACACGGCGGTCTACGACGGCAGTTGGACCGAGTGGGGCAGCATGACCGACACACCGGTGGCCACCGGGCCGGCGTAA
- a CDS encoding DNRLRE domain-containing protein translates to MRVVRATARVAAVVIAGAMLATCSDVNTPTRVNQRVPASPRLDVVPGVDPVVVAVGDAVCGTGSSASSPCKDEEVAARISALTPHAVLLLGDLQYENGTLADFNTYYNASYGAFKSISYPAAGNHEYNTANASGYYDYFNGVGVQAGPAGDRSKGYYSFNLGSWHLVALNSNCSAIGGCGAGSAQEQWLRADLAANTASCTLAYWHHPLFSSGSHGNNTIVQPLYQALYDYGAELVLSGHDHTYERFAPQTAAGVLDNARGIREFVVGTGGKEQTAFSTVRANSVVRSNSSFGALKLTLKAAGYDWQFVSIPGNTLADAGSGTCSAPLPPPPAQTTLTIPVSADAYTFKNSPNTNYGTQTTLLVDGSPVARTYFKFAVTGIGAKSVVSAKLRLYAVDPSDTGGRLHRVAGTTWGETSIKWSNAPAYDAAIVGTLGAVVVGAWYEVDVKGYVTADGTVSFALESTSTNGADYRSREGGSGTAPRLVIVTQ, encoded by the coding sequence ATGCGTGTCGTGCGCGCTACCGCCCGTGTCGCTGCCGTCGTCATTGCCGGTGCCATGCTGGCCACCTGTTCAGACGTCAACACGCCAACACGGGTGAACCAGCGGGTGCCAGCCTCACCGCGTCTGGATGTGGTGCCCGGTGTTGATCCGGTGGTGGTGGCCGTTGGCGATGCGGTGTGCGGCACGGGCTCGTCCGCCAGTTCGCCGTGCAAGGACGAGGAGGTCGCGGCTCGCATCAGCGCGCTCACACCGCATGCGGTGCTGCTGCTGGGCGACCTGCAATATGAGAACGGGACCCTCGCCGATTTCAATACCTACTACAACGCATCCTACGGCGCGTTCAAAAGCATCTCCTATCCCGCGGCGGGCAATCATGAGTACAACACCGCCAATGCGAGTGGCTACTACGACTACTTCAATGGCGTCGGTGTCCAGGCCGGCCCCGCCGGCGACAGATCCAAAGGCTACTACAGTTTCAATCTGGGATCGTGGCACCTGGTGGCACTGAACAGCAACTGCAGCGCCATCGGCGGGTGCGGCGCGGGGTCGGCGCAAGAACAGTGGTTGCGCGCCGATCTTGCCGCCAACACCGCGTCATGTACGCTGGCGTACTGGCATCATCCACTGTTCAGTTCCGGCTCGCACGGCAACAACACCATCGTCCAGCCGCTGTATCAGGCGCTGTACGATTACGGAGCGGAGCTGGTGCTCAGTGGCCACGATCACACCTACGAACGTTTCGCACCACAGACCGCCGCCGGCGTCCTCGACAATGCGCGCGGAATTCGCGAATTCGTGGTGGGTACGGGCGGGAAGGAACAGACCGCCTTTTCGACAGTTCGCGCCAACAGCGTGGTGCGGAGCAACAGTTCATTCGGCGCGCTCAAGCTGACGTTGAAGGCCGCTGGATACGATTGGCAGTTCGTGTCGATTCCCGGCAATACCCTGGCTGATGCCGGCAGCGGAACCTGCTCGGCGCCTCTGCCCCCGCCGCCGGCGCAGACGACGCTCACCATTCCGGTATCGGCCGACGCCTACACGTTCAAGAATTCGCCCAACACCAACTACGGCACGCAGACGACGTTGCTGGTGGACGGCTCGCCGGTGGCACGAACGTATTTCAAGTTTGCCGTCACGGGAATCGGAGCGAAGTCGGTGGTGAGCGCGAAGCTGCGTCTGTACGCCGTCGACCCGTCAGACACCGGCGGTCGGTTGCACCGCGTGGCCGGCACGACGTGGGGAGAGACCAGCATCAAGTGGTCCAACGCGCCCGCCTACGACGCGGCGATTGTCGGGACGCTTGGCGCCGTGGTAGTAGGCGCGTGGTATGAGGTCGACGTGAAAGGGTACGTGACCGCCGATGGCACGGTGAGCTTTGCCCTCGAGTCGACCTCTACCAACGGTGCCGACTATCGGTCACGCGAGGGCGGAAGCGGCACAGCACCTCGGCTGGTAATCGTGACGCAGTAA